Proteins encoded in a region of the Candidatus Brocadia sp. genome:
- a CDS encoding DUF3181 family protein, translating into MGFLNETEIIEALTSEIGENIYIDIAKWHLYLSDAKLDKVIAEKLFPLLGSGSINSVQINEILHEIKVKVGGGKKELPLSDLIPDSVQSKLIKIAEDILREMF; encoded by the coding sequence ATGGGTTTTTTAAATGAAACAGAAATTATCGAAGCCTTGACATCAGAAATTGGAGAGAATATTTATATAGATATTGCTAAATGGCATCTCTATTTATCTGATGCTAAACTTGATAAAGTAATAGCGGAAAAATTATTTCCTTTGTTGGGTAGCGGTTCCATAAATAGTGTACAAATTAATGAAATTCTTCATGAAATAAAAGTGAAAGTAGGCGGTGGTAAGAAAGAATTACCTTTAAGTGATTTAATACCCGATTCTGTTCAAAGTAAACTGATAAAAATTGCAGAAGATATTTTACGAGAAATGTTTTAA